In Zingiber officinale cultivar Zhangliang chromosome 6A, Zo_v1.1, whole genome shotgun sequence, a single genomic region encodes these proteins:
- the LOC121995229 gene encoding uncharacterized protein LOC121995229 gives MGSLRKQYLAKYYTYGFRIASQSYSTSTNRQHRGRSTTHRNQQHENFVINYPYPYRYRGLLEPQGTNRANQNGWDNKHPSRSYFGYPFNHQRLLK, from the exons tatttaGCGAAATATTACACCTATGGGTTCCGTATTGCGAGTCAATCCTACTCCACTAGTACCAATAGGCAGCATAGGGGAAGAAGCACTACACATAGGAATCAACAACATGAAAATTTTGTTATAAATTACCCTTATCCTTATCGGTATCGGggcttgttggaaccccaag ggaccaacagggcTAACCAGAATGGTTGGGACAACAAACATCCATCTCGTTCGTACTTTGGGTATCCATTTAACCATCAAAGATTGTTGAAGTGA